The genomic DNA GGTGGGCGAGGAAGTGGAGATCGTGGGCTTCCGCGAGACCCGCAAGACGGTGGTGACGGGCGTGGAGATGTTCAAGAAGCAGCTGGACGAGGGCATGGCGGGGGACAACGCCGGGCTCTTGCTGCGCGGCACGGGCAAGGAAGAGGTGGAGCGGGGCATGGTGATCGCCAAGCCGGGCTCGATCACGCCCCACACCAAGTTCAAGGCCGAGGTGTACGTGCTGTCGAAGGAAGAGGGGGGGCGGCACACGCCGTTCTTCAAGGGCTACCGGCCGCAGTTCTACTTCCGGACCACGGACGTGACCGGGGTGGCGGAACTGCCCACGGGGACGGAGATGGTGATGCCGGGGGACAACGTGGCGCTGACGGTGGAGCTGATCACCCCGGTGGCCATGGAGAAGGGGCTGCGCTTCGCCATCCGCGAAGGCGGACGCACGGTGGGCGCCGGCACCATCTCGGAGATCCTGCAGTGATTGCGTAGCGACGGGCGTCTCGCCCGTCGCTCTGACAAAACAATATGCGCGGCATGCAACCAGCCGCTGGCTCTTTGAGGAAGTGAAACGTGATTGGAAAAGACAGAATCCGGATAAGGCTGAAGGCCTACGACTACCGCGTGCTCGACCAGTCCACCGGCGAGATCGTGGAGACCGCGCGGCGTACGGGCGCGCAGATCGCGGGCCCCATCCCGCTGCCCACGGTGAAGAACAAGTACTGCGTGCTGCGTTCGCCGCACGTGGACAAGAAGTCGCGGGAGCAGTTCGAGATCCGCACCCACAAGCGCCTGCTCGACATCCTGGAGCCGACGCAGCAGACGGTCGATGCCTTGATGAAGCTCGACTTGCCCGCCGGCGTGGACGTGGAGATCAAGGCGTTCGGGAAAGAGCACAAGTAGCTAGTAGCTGGTAGTTAGTAGCTAGGAAAACCTACAGTCCCCGCTGGGGATGATGAGGAAGAGAAGACAATGATCACGGGAATCCTGGGCAAGAAAGTCGGCATGACGCAGCTCTTCGACGCGAAGGGCGACGTGCGGCCCATCACGGTGCTGCAAGCCGGCCCCTGCGTGGTGACGCAGAAGAAGAACGCCGCCAAGGAAGGCTACGACGCGGTGCAGATCGGCCTGGTGGAGTTCGTCAAGGGCACGCACGTGAACAAGGCCATGGCCGGGCATTTCGGCAAGCACAACGTACCGCCGGTGAAGTTCATGCGCGAGGTCGCCATCCAGGCGGTCGCGGACGGCGACGCGGACAAGCAGGTCAACGTCGGAGACAAGGTCCTGGTGGACATCTTCGACGGCGAGAAGTTCGTGGACGTCACCGGCACCAGCAAGGGACGCGGCTTCGCGGGAGTGGTCAAGCGTCACCATTTCGCGGGCGGCCCCAAGTCGCATGGTTCCATGTTCACCATCAACGGTTCCATCGGGTCGTCGGCCTTCCCCTCGCGCGTGTTCCCGGGGATGCGTATGGCCGGGCACATGGGCCAGGCGCGGGTGACGGTGCGCAACCTGCGGGTGGTGGGCATCGACCTCGACGAGAACCTGCTGATGGTCGAGGGTGCGGTGCCGGGGCCCAAGGACGGCTACGTCATCATCTGCAAAGCCAAGAAGCCGCCCAGAGAGCGCCGCGGCTTCGCCGGCGAGGGCACCATCGATCCGCTGAAGGCTTCGAAGCGCAAGGCTGTGAAGAAGTGACCGCGTTTGGCGGCGTCTGAGCCCGCCGCGGTCATCCTGAGCGACTCGCGAAGGATCAAGGAAGAAGAGTTATGGCATCGATCGACGTTTTGGATCTGACCGGCAAGAAAGTGGGCTCGCTCGAGCTGTCCGAAGAAGTCTTCGGGGCGGTGAACGAGGACCTGCTGTGGGAAGCGGTCAAGCACTATCGCGCCGGACAGCGCGCCGGGACGCACGCCACCAAGAACCGCAAGCTGGTGTCGGGCTCGGGCAAGAAGCTGTGGCGGCAGAAGGGCACGGGGCGCGCCCGCGTGGGCTCCATCCGCTCGCCGCTGTGGCGGCATGGCGGCACGGTGCACGGGCCGCAGCCGCGCTCCTACGAGTACGACTTTCCCCGCAAGAAGCTGCTGGGCGCGCTGCGCTCGGCGCTGGCGGCCAAGTTCGCCGACGGCAAGCTGACCGTGGTCGAGAAT from Terriglobales bacterium includes the following:
- a CDS encoding EF-Tu/IF-2/RF-3 family GTPase, encoding VGEEVEIVGFRETRKTVVTGVEMFKKQLDEGMAGDNAGLLLRGTGKEEVERGMVIAKPGSITPHTKFKAEVYVLSKEEGGRHTPFFKGYRPQFYFRTTDVTGVAELPTGTEMVMPGDNVALTVELITPVAMEKGLRFAIREGGRTVGAGTISEILQ
- the rpsJ gene encoding 30S ribosomal protein S10 translates to MIGKDRIRIRLKAYDYRVLDQSTGEIVETARRTGAQIAGPIPLPTVKNKYCVLRSPHVDKKSREQFEIRTHKRLLDILEPTQQTVDALMKLDLPAGVDVEIKAFGKEHK
- the rplC gene encoding 50S ribosomal protein L3 — encoded protein: MITGILGKKVGMTQLFDAKGDVRPITVLQAGPCVVTQKKNAAKEGYDAVQIGLVEFVKGTHVNKAMAGHFGKHNVPPVKFMREVAIQAVADGDADKQVNVGDKVLVDIFDGEKFVDVTGTSKGRGFAGVVKRHHFAGGPKSHGSMFTINGSIGSSAFPSRVFPGMRMAGHMGQARVTVRNLRVVGIDLDENLLMVEGAVPGPKDGYVIICKAKKPPRERRGFAGEGTIDPLKASKRKAVKK
- the rplD gene encoding 50S ribosomal protein L4; translation: MASIDVLDLTGKKVGSLELSEEVFGAVNEDLLWEAVKHYRAGQRAGTHATKNRKLVSGSGKKLWRQKGTGRARVGSIRSPLWRHGGTVHGPQPRSYEYDFPRKKLLGALRSALAAKFADGKLTVVENFDLGEAKTKAFRQALDALKVDKTALLVEVAKKENRNLELSSRNLEGVELVRGHQVHPYHLLRYDRAVFSRPALEKLQNSLAASASRRKAEVA